The nucleotide window GATGTGTCGAGCAAAGGCTATAAATATTGTTAAGGCTTTCAAAGGGGTGATGACGTGAAGGTTCACTACGAATGTCTCCCTTGCCTGGTCTCTCAGTGCCAGAGGATAACCGAAATGGCCACTTCCGGCCATAACTGGAAGTAAGATTTTCCTCGACCTCTAGGGTTCCTTCGTAAGGATGGCCCATTCGAGGAATACAAAAGGGTTTCAGATGAAATGGCTCGAAGGATTGTCAAGCTCGTTGAAGAGAAGTTAAGGCCAGATCTGAAGACGACCCTGAAGCTCGCCATAATTGGGAACGTCATTGACTTCTCCGTTGGCTATGATCCAGCGAGACTTGAGAGGGACGTCGAGGAAATGCTGAAGCTTCCCCTTTACATCGACGAGAGCGAAGAGCTCTTCCAAGAGCTCAAGAAGGCGAAGACCCTCCTTTACTTAACGGACAATGTTGGTGAAATTCACTTCGACGCCATATTCCTGAGGAGGGTAAGGGAGGAGTTCGCCGTTGAAATATATATCGCTGGCAAAGAAGGGCCCATAATAAACGACGCCACCGTTGAGGACCTCAGAAGGGCGGGTCTCGGTGAGCTAGGCATGATAATCTCCACAGGGACACGCATAGTGGGAGTTCCACTTGGGGAAGTCAGCGAGGAGTCAGAAGGGTCTTTGAGGCGGCCGACGTGATAATAGCGAAGGGACAGGGCAACTTTGAGACTCTGAGCGAGATAAAGGACAGCAGGTTGTTCTTCCTCCTTAAGGCCAAATGTCCGCCGATGGCAAGGGAGCTAAGAGTTCCTAGGGGATCGCTCGTGTGCATGAGGAACAGAATGATTAAGAAGAGCTGAAGAGGAGCTCCCTCAACCTCTTCGGGAGCTCCTCTATCTTAACCCTCTCCTGCTCTCTCGTGTCGCGGTCCCTTATCGTGACGGTGCCGTCCTCGGGCGTTTGATTATCGATGGTGATGCAGTAGGGCGTCCCTATCTCATCGTAGCGTAGGTATCGCTTTCCTATGCTGTCTTTCTCGTCGTAGACTACTATAAAGCCTTCCTTCTGGAGCGTCCTGAATATTTCGTAGGCTATGCTTGTAAGGGGCTCTTTGGCCACCAGCGGGAGGACGGCAACCTCAATCGGGGCCATGTCCTTCTTTATCTTCAGGTAAATTCTGCCGTCCTCTTCGACGAGGGAGTTCTCGAGGAGCAGATAGAAGGGCCTGTCTATGCCAAAGCTCGGCTCGAGCACGTGCGGGATTATTTTCTCCCCAGTCACCTTCTCCTCAATTTCCTTGATCACGAAGTCCTCCTTTTCGAGCTCGTAGCCCTCTACCGTAACTTTGCCCTTCTCTTCAACCTCCTTGACGAGCCTCTCGAGCTCCTCCTGAGACATCGCCTTGAGCCTCTCGTTCACCTTCTTTGCGTCCCCCTTGAGCCTCGGGCCGACACGCTTCATGTTTAGGCTCACTTGGAGTCTCTTGACAACCTTGGGCTCATCGTAGTGTATCATAACCGTCAAGTCGGCTCCGCTCTCCTTTATGTGCCTCTTCAGGTCGTAGTCGGTCCTGTAAGCTATACCCACGCATTCAACCCAGCCGAAGCGCTCGCTGTGTATCTCCGCGTCCCAAGTGTCGGTGGAGTAGTGGGCTCTCTCTTCAGGAAGTTGTTGTCTGAACCTTATGGCCTTCTCGGGGATGCCGATGTCAAGAAGGATGCGCTTGACCATGACCATGTAGTAGGCAAAGAGGGTGTTGAGGACGTAGCCCTTCTTGACCGCCTCCTCGGCCGTAATCTCTATCTCGCCGAGCCCCTTGAGTTGGTGCTCTGTGGGGTAGAGCCTTAGAACCTCGTCCTTGACCTCATCGAAGTGCGGGTGCTCTGGGTTCCTCGGGTCGAAGAATATCTCGGCCTCCGCCTGCGTGAACTCTCTCAGCCTTATCATCCCCTGCCTTGGCGAGATCTCGTTTCTGTAGGCTTTACCTATCTGAAAAACGCCAAAGGGAAGCCTGTTGCGGGCAAAGGCGTTCAAGCGTTTGAAGTTCACAAAGATACCCTGGGCCGTCTCGGGCCTCAGATAGGCCTTCTTATCCTTATAGGGCCCTATGTAGGTCTCGAACATAAGGTTGAAGTACCAGACGTCGGAGAGCTCGCCGCCACACTCGGGACACTTCAGCTCATGCTCCCTTATTATCCTCGTAAGCTCCTCGGCCGAAAGACCTTCCGTCTCAATGTTAAGGGCCTCCTCTATTAGATGGTCAGCCCTGAAGCGGGCACCGCACTTCTTGCACTCTACCAACGGGTCGACGAACTTCTCGACGTGGCCGCTCGCGATGAAAACCCTTTCGGGCGTTATGTCCGGCGTCTCGATTTCAAAGAAGCCCTCCCTTATGAAGGCCCTTCTTATCTTCTCCTCTATCTTCCTCTTTATCGTCGCGCCCAGCGGCCCATAATCGTAAAAGCCCCTCGCGCCCCCGTAGATTTCAAAGCTCCCCCAGGCGAAGCCTCTCCTCCTCATGAGATCTTGGAGGTACTCGTACTTGTCCATGGGCAACCCCCTACCCCTGAATGCCAAAGGTCTAAAAAGCTTTACCCGGTGTAAACCTTTATAACCCCACGGAGGTGGGCCCCTTCGATGATAAGGCTTAGGCTACCGAACTCCCGCTTCGAGGACCTCGGAGATTTCGTCCGGCTCGTGTGGAGGAAAACCCTCATAGCCGACTTTAAGAAGGGGGAGCTAGAAAGGGCCGTCCGAAGGAAGTTCAGAGTCGAGGTTAGCGTGGGTGCCGAGGATGGGGCCCTCACGGTAACAACGGACAATCCAGATGTCGAGAGATTCATAGCCTTCTACATCCAGAGCAATCTCGGGGCAATGTTGCGGAACAGGTACACCGGGCGGAGGGTCATCTACATTCACGAGGGCATGGACGTTCCCCTTCTCGGCTACAACGCCTTTGGCCTCATAGACAGGGGGACGAATCTCATACAGGTAAGGGGTGTGAGCGGCTGTAACATGAGCTGCATCTTTTGCTCCGTGGATGAGGGGCCATATTCGAGGACGAGGGCGTTAGACTTCGTTGTTGACGTCGAATACCTCATGAAATGGTTCGACTGGGTAGCAAGAGAGAAGGGGAAGGGCCTTGAAGCTCATCTGGACGCCCAAGGAGAGCCGCTCCTTTACCCCTTTATTGTGGAGCTCGTTCAGGCCCTTAGGGATCATCCTCACGTCTCAGTAATATCTATGCAGAGCAACGGCACCCTCTTGGATGATAGGTTAGTTGAAGAGCTCGCTGAGGCTGGCCTGGACAGGGTGAACCTCTCCATTCACTCCCTCAATCCAGAAAAGGCTAAGATACTCATGGGCCGGAAGGACTACGACCTTGAGCATGTCCTCGAGATGGCGGAGGCGTTGGTTAACGCGGGGATAGACGTCCTGATAGCCCCCGTCATAATATTCGGGGTGAACGACGACGAGGCTGAGGCCTTCATAGAGTTCGCCCGTAGGATTGGGGCAGGAAAACGCTGGCCGGCAATTGGCTTCCAGAACTACATACCCTACAAGTTTGGGAGAAACCCTGCCATAGCGAGGCCTATCCCATTCAAGGAATTCTATGCGTGGCTCAGGAGGCTTGAAGAGAAGACGGGCATGAAACCTCTCGTGCTCAGACCGGAGCACTTCGGCATGCACAGAAGGCCCTTCATTCCCCTCGCGTTCCAGAGGGGGGAGGTAGTCAAGGCTGAGGTCGTCCTTCCGGGCAGGATGGAGGGTGAGATGATTGCCAAGGCAAGGAACAGGCTCATTCAGGTCATAGATGCGAACGCCCGGGTGGGCGAGAAAATTAAGGTCAAGATAGTGAGGACAAGGCACGGGATATACGTTGGGACGAGGGCGTAACGCCTTTAAATCTTCCCATTCAATAATTTTCTGGCGGGCTCGTGATGAGCTTTCCCTACGGCCCGAGCACGTGCAATGAGGAGTACAGCCAGGGCTGATGACCATGAGGCGGACCTTCTCCTTCTATTCTATCCATCGAGGCGATTGGCGAGCTAGGTGATGTCCCATGATAGCCCTAATCTCTGACATCCACTCCAACTGGGAGGCCCTCAGGGCCGTGT belongs to Pyrococcus yayanosii CH1 and includes:
- the glyS gene encoding glycine--tRNA ligase, encoding MPMDKYEYLQDLMRRRGFAWGSFEIYGGARGFYDYGPLGATIKRKIEEKIRRAFIREGFFEIETPDITPERVFIASGHVEKFVDPLVECKKCGARFRADHLIEEALNIETEGLSAEELTRIIREHELKCPECGGELSDVWYFNLMFETYIGPYKDKKAYLRPETAQGIFVNFKRLNAFARNRLPFGVFQIGKAYRNEISPRQGMIRLREFTQAEAEIFFDPRNPEHPHFDEVKDEVLRLYPTEHQLKGLGEIEITAEEAVKKGYVLNTLFAYYMVMVKRILLDIGIPEKAIRFRQQLPEERAHYSTDTWDAEIHSERFGWVECVGIAYRTDYDLKRHIKESGADLTVMIHYDEPKVVKRLQVSLNMKRVGPRLKGDAKKVNERLKAMSQEELERLVKEVEEKGKVTVEGYELEKEDFVIKEIEEKVTGEKIIPHVLEPSFGIDRPFYLLLENSLVEEDGRIYLKIKKDMAPIEVAVLPLVAKEPLTSIAYEIFRTLQKEGFIVVYDEKDSIGKRYLRYDEIGTPYCITIDNQTPEDGTVTIRDRDTREQERVKIEELPKRLRELLFSSS
- a CDS encoding radical SAM protein, which translates into the protein MIRLRLPNSRFEDLGDFVRLVWRKTLIADFKKGELERAVRRKFRVEVSVGAEDGALTVTTDNPDVERFIAFYIQSNLGAMLRNRYTGRRVIYIHEGMDVPLLGYNAFGLIDRGTNLIQVRGVSGCNMSCIFCSVDEGPYSRTRALDFVVDVEYLMKWFDWVAREKGKGLEAHLDAQGEPLLYPFIVELVQALRDHPHVSVISMQSNGTLLDDRLVEELAEAGLDRVNLSIHSLNPEKAKILMGRKDYDLEHVLEMAEALVNAGIDVLIAPVIIFGVNDDEAEAFIEFARRIGAGKRWPAIGFQNYIPYKFGRNPAIARPIPFKEFYAWLRRLEEKTGMKPLVLRPEHFGMHRRPFIPLAFQRGEVVKAEVVLPGRMEGEMIAKARNRLIQVIDANARVGEKIKVKIVRTRHGIYVGTRA